From the bacterium genome, the window CGGAGGAGGCGCGTGACCTGCATCGAGTCCGGGACAAAAAACGGTTCGCGCATCAATTTGCGGAGCTCGATCTGGTGAAGGTCCTGCTTATCCCGGATCAGATCCTTGACATACACCACTCCGACTATTTTGTCGATGCTGTCTTCGTAGATCGGGTAACGGCTATAGCCGGACTCGGCAAGGATCGAAAGCACCATTTCGGAAGGCGTGTCAACTTCGATTGCCACTACATCGGGGCGCGGACGCATCGCTCGCCTGACCGGCGTATCCGTGAAATCAAACACCGAGCGAACGAATTCCTCTTCCGATACCTCGAAGAATCCTTTTTTGCGCCCTTCGATGATCATGTGCTGGATCTCGTCTTCAGAGACGATCCCCTGCATATCATCGGTCCGGATGCCGAGCAGTCTGATGATCCCCTTGGCCAGACCGGAGAGGGAGCGCGTGAAGACAAATGCGATCTTCATGAAAATGGTGATCGGACCGGAGACCCAGCGGGCCCAACGTTCCGGGAAGGAGAGCGCAATGTACTTGGGGACCAATTCGCCGAGAACCACGGAGAGGACGGTGATGAACACCACCACCGAGCCAACGGCGATAGGGGAGGCAAATTCGGCAACGAAGCCGATGGTGCTTTTCCCGAAATAAAGTTCCAATGCCTCCACCACCGTGGCGCCGGAGAACACGCCGACCAGCGAGCCGATCAGGGTGATGCCGACCTGGATGGAAGCGAGGAAATTCTCCGGATTGTCATGGAGTTTGAGAGCGGAGCCGGCGCCCCATTTCCG encodes:
- a CDS encoding HlyC/CorC family transporter, encoding MDGHLYFELGAIFLLILANGFFALAEFSVIASRKTRLAEKSQQRKWGAGSALKLHDNPENFLASIQVGITLIGSLVGVFSGATVVEALELYFGKSTIGFVAEFASPIAVGSVVVFITVLSVVLGELVPKYIALSFPERWARWVSGPITIFMKIAFVFTRSLSGLAKGIIRLLGIRTDDMQGIVSEDEIQHMIIEGRKKGFFEVSEEEFVRSVFDFTDTPVRRAMRPRPDVVAIEVDTPSEMVLSILAESGYSRYPIYEDSIDKIVGVVYVKDLIRDKQDLHQIELRKLMREPFFVPDSMQVTRLLREFQSGKNHLAIVLDEYGGTAGIITLEDILEELVGEIQDEYDSEAKPVIKHSETVVYANGEVWPGDVNELIGTHLPEDQSETLAGLFIDTVGHVPSKNEALEMSDARLTVLAKQQHRVIRLKVERIPPAPEGLD